One stretch of Priestia megaterium DNA includes these proteins:
- a CDS encoding CPBP family intramembrane glutamic endopeptidase produces MEKRYWYVILTYILMQFSGVVGIPLLKLTGMFDQYPVRTANVMLLTYWTIISFILGLLIVLLLLRRDMSMRIEHAGTTVTVVWSVLGVFLAMAGQAVAGMIEHALGITQVSENTQNIVNLVKATPFLIVVTSVIGPILEEIIFRKIIFGSLHKRYNFFISAFISSLIFAAVHWDFKHLLVYTAMGFVFAFLYARTKLIIVPIIAHVLMNTIVILSQTIFADKIIEMQKQAEQMQFIFGGMFL; encoded by the coding sequence TTGGAAAAACGTTATTGGTATGTTATCCTCACCTACATCCTTATGCAGTTTTCAGGAGTTGTTGGTATACCGCTGTTAAAATTAACAGGAATGTTTGATCAATATCCAGTTCGAACAGCGAATGTCATGCTTTTGACTTATTGGACCATCATTAGCTTTATCCTTGGTTTACTTATTGTCTTACTGCTGCTGCGCCGTGACATGTCCATGCGTATAGAACATGCGGGAACAACGGTAACTGTTGTCTGGTCAGTCCTTGGGGTGTTCTTGGCTATGGCTGGTCAAGCTGTAGCAGGTATGATTGAGCACGCTCTTGGCATTACCCAAGTATCTGAAAACACACAAAATATTGTTAATCTTGTTAAAGCAACGCCGTTCCTCATTGTCGTTACGTCTGTTATTGGACCAATTCTAGAAGAGATTATTTTTCGAAAGATTATTTTCGGCTCTCTTCACAAACGATATAATTTTTTTATCTCTGCATTTATTAGTTCCCTTATTTTCGCTGCCGTACACTGGGATTTTAAACATTTGCTCGTGTATACAGCCATGGGATTTGTATTTGCATTCCTTTATGCAAGAACAAAACTAATTATTGTACCCATTATTGCTCACGTGTTGATGAATACAATCGTTATTTTATCTCAAACTATTTTTGCAGATAAAATTATAGAAATGCAAAAGCAAGCAGAACAAATGCAGTTTATTTTTGGAGGCATGTTTTTATGA
- the tatC gene encoding twin-arginine translocase subunit TatC: MTEQEMSIYDHIGELRKRILIVLFFFVIATIGGFFIADKVIVYLQHADEAKNLTMNAFRLTDPVKIYMQFAVIIGCVLAAPVALYQLWAFISPGLYEKERKVTLGYIPVSIFLFIGGVSFSYFVLFPFVVDFMTRVSDELNVNQVIGINEYFSFLMQLTLPFGLLFQLPVVVMFLTRLGIITPMFLSQIRKYAYFVLLVIAALITPPELLSHMMVTVPLLILYEISIIISRISYRKVLKARAEQEREDVSM, encoded by the coding sequence ATGACTGAACAAGAAATGTCAATATATGATCATATAGGAGAGCTGCGAAAACGCATTTTAATTGTTTTATTTTTCTTTGTCATTGCCACAATTGGCGGCTTTTTTATAGCGGATAAGGTTATTGTCTATTTACAGCATGCTGATGAGGCAAAAAATTTAACGATGAATGCATTTAGGCTAACAGATCCAGTTAAGATTTATATGCAGTTTGCTGTTATTATCGGCTGTGTACTTGCAGCTCCTGTTGCACTGTATCAACTTTGGGCATTTATTAGTCCTGGTTTATATGAAAAAGAGCGTAAGGTAACGCTTGGATATATTCCTGTTTCCATTTTTCTCTTTATCGGCGGTGTCTCTTTTTCTTATTTTGTGTTGTTTCCATTTGTCGTCGATTTTATGACGCGCGTTTCTGATGAGCTGAATGTAAACCAAGTGATTGGCATTAATGAATACTTTTCTTTTTTAATGCAGCTCACACTGCCTTTTGGCCTGTTGTTTCAGCTTCCTGTCGTCGTCATGTTTTTGACGCGATTAGGAATTATAACTCCTATGTTTTTATCTCAAATTCGAAAGTATGCCTATTTCGTACTGCTAGTTATTGCCGCACTTATTACACCACCGGAATTGCTCTCGCACATGATGGTGACAGTGCCGCTCTTAATTTTGTATGAAATAAGCATCATTATTTCCCGCATTTCGTATCGCAAAGTGTTAAAGGCAAGGGCAGAGCAAGAAAGAGAAGATGTTAGTATGTAA
- a CDS encoding YdiK family protein — MKNIPLTRGFIYIIMGILFTYLAIQNAQETVWNFPTILFALVAAFDFRFAVRIFILHYKIKKLQQQYKNQDDSSK; from the coding sequence ATGAAGAATATCCCTTTAACACGAGGGTTTATTTATATTATTATGGGGATTTTATTCACCTACCTGGCCATTCAAAATGCTCAGGAAACCGTGTGGAACTTCCCTACGATCTTATTTGCACTCGTAGCCGCATTCGATTTCAGATTTGCGGTTCGCATTTTTATCTTGCACTATAAAATTAAAAAGTTGCAGCAGCAATATAAAAATCAAGATGATTCATCTAAATAA
- a CDS encoding transglutaminase TgpA family protein → MNKSALYVKNILLYAGAFFLLVEWLLPLNEVTDTNQIQYFILFVAYCFLCLTFRLPFIVMTLGSILFILFSLHNLYFQGAFFSSDWLPRLLGILQSDAQSIMEWNIANLSFEMRSTLFFVLLWIMAYLIRYWIFYQKRIFFFFFLTILYITVLDTFSTYDAGAAIIRVTIIGFLLVAMLRINPERIKAASTERLENRRRSFLFLGSFLAIVIVLAYLAPKPGPQWPDPVPFITAHTTNQGQGKSPNGQRIGYDMDDSKLGGSFVNDDTVVFTAKVEDEHYWRIETKDVYTGKGWELSKEEEKVPFKGNENLLPQYDSSVAGQVRKAEVTYSQPSVHLMHVPQLLSLTLKNGIQTDVTPTNEKLYPYQNDKLVTVQSYELTYKYPVFDIGLLQQAEEKKAESLENNNEFIARYTQLPANLPKRVKDLAREVTKNKKNRYEKAKAIEEYFRSNPYVYDTENVPIPTKNKDYVDQFLFDTKRGYCDNFSTSMAVLLRSLDVPARWVKGYTEGDATVISGSSKWTTYEITQNNAHSWVEVYFPGAGWVPFEPTKSFSNPYDFVDSQSNNSSENSQREEEKQETQVKEQPKEKELPAQEEKAKEKTASLQNAKLSMKWKVLFYGLIVVMLIVIYLNRFKWFLPFYISFYKKKERVETFESAYAFLLKRLAANGLKRQESQTLRDFAGEVDEKLNTVNMLKLTEKYERVLYRNADSIKEWKESIELWENLIKKTSS, encoded by the coding sequence GTGAATAAATCAGCTTTGTATGTAAAAAACATCTTATTGTACGCGGGAGCATTCTTTTTATTAGTGGAATGGCTTCTTCCTTTAAATGAAGTGACGGATACCAATCAAATTCAGTACTTTATCTTGTTTGTTGCTTACTGTTTTTTGTGTTTAACGTTTCGCTTGCCGTTTATCGTGATGACGTTAGGGAGTATATTGTTTATTTTGTTTTCGCTTCACAATCTTTATTTTCAAGGAGCCTTCTTTTCTTCAGACTGGCTTCCGAGACTGTTGGGAATTCTTCAGTCAGATGCACAAAGTATCATGGAGTGGAATATAGCGAATTTATCATTTGAAATGAGGAGCACTTTATTTTTTGTGCTGCTTTGGATTATGGCTTATTTAATTCGATATTGGATCTTTTATCAAAAAAGAATTTTCTTCTTTTTCTTCTTAACCATTTTGTATATTACCGTGTTGGATACCTTTTCTACTTACGATGCGGGAGCTGCTATTATTCGTGTGACGATTATCGGATTTTTATTAGTAGCCATGCTTCGCATAAATCCTGAACGTATAAAAGCTGCGAGCACTGAGCGTTTAGAAAATAGAAGACGATCGTTTCTTTTTCTGGGCAGCTTTTTAGCTATCGTCATTGTGCTGGCTTATCTCGCCCCTAAACCAGGGCCGCAGTGGCCAGATCCCGTACCTTTTATCACAGCGCATACAACAAATCAAGGACAGGGAAAATCTCCAAACGGCCAACGAATTGGCTATGATATGGACGATTCTAAATTGGGGGGATCGTTTGTCAATGATGATACGGTTGTGTTTACAGCCAAAGTAGAGGATGAGCACTATTGGCGTATTGAAACGAAGGATGTTTATACAGGTAAGGGGTGGGAGCTGTCTAAAGAGGAAGAAAAAGTGCCCTTTAAAGGAAATGAAAACTTACTCCCTCAATATGACTCAAGTGTAGCAGGACAAGTAAGAAAAGCAGAAGTTACCTATTCGCAGCCTTCTGTTCATCTTATGCATGTTCCTCAACTGCTGTCGCTAACCTTAAAAAATGGCATTCAAACCGATGTTACACCGACAAATGAAAAATTATATCCTTATCAAAATGACAAGCTTGTTACTGTTCAGTCGTATGAGCTGACGTATAAATATCCTGTATTTGATATTGGACTTCTTCAGCAAGCAGAGGAAAAAAAGGCAGAGAGTCTAGAGAATAATAACGAATTTATAGCAAGGTATACACAACTTCCTGCTAACTTGCCGAAACGAGTAAAGGATTTAGCTCGTGAGGTAACAAAAAATAAGAAAAATCGTTATGAAAAAGCGAAAGCCATTGAAGAATACTTCCGATCAAATCCATATGTATATGATACTGAAAATGTTCCAATTCCTACGAAAAATAAAGATTATGTGGATCAATTTTTATTTGATACAAAAAGAGGGTACTGTGATAACTTCTCTACTTCTATGGCCGTGCTGCTTCGTTCATTAGATGTTCCTGCTCGGTGGGTAAAGGGCTATACAGAAGGTGATGCCACCGTCATTTCAGGAAGTAGTAAGTGGACAACCTATGAAATTACACAAAATAATGCTCATTCTTGGGTCGAAGTCTATTTTCCAGGAGCGGGTTGGGTACCTTTTGAACCAACAAAAAGTTTTTCTAATCCTTATGATTTTGTAGATAGCCAATCTAACAACTCTAGTGAAAATAGTCAGAGGGAAGAAGAGAAACAAGAAACGCAAGTGAAGGAGCAGCCTAAGGAAAAAGAGCTTCCGGCACAAGAAGAAAAAGCGAAAGAAAAAACAGCTTCTCTTCAAAATGCTAAGTTGTCTATGAAGTGGAAAGTGCTTTTTTACGGACTGATTGTAGTTATGTTAATAGTAATATATCTCAATCGATTTAAATGGTTTTTACCTTTTTATATCTCTTTTTATAAAAAGAAAGAGAGAGTGGAAACCTTTGAATCAGCGTATGCTTTTTTACTTAAAAGACTCGCTGCAAATGGACTAAAGCGGCAAGAAAGTCAAACGCTGCGCGACTTTGCAGGAGAAGTAGACGAAAAATTAAATACGGTAAATATGCTAAAATTAACGGAAAAATATGAGCGGGTTTTGTATCGAAATGCAGATTCCATAAAAGAATGGAAAGAGTCGATTGAATTGTGGGAAAATTTAATCAAAAAAACGAGTTCTTGA
- the groL gene encoding chaperonin GroEL (60 kDa chaperone family; promotes refolding of misfolded polypeptides especially under stressful conditions; forms two stacked rings of heptamers to form a barrel-shaped 14mer; ends can be capped by GroES; misfolded proteins enter the barrel where they are refolded when GroES binds) translates to MAKDIKFSEEARRAMLRGVDTLANAVKVTLGPKGRNVVLEKKFGSPLITNDGVTIAKEIELEDAFENMGAKLVAEVASKTNDVAGDGTTTATVLAQAMIREGLKNVTAGANPMGIRKGMEKAVAVAVEELKAISKPIQGKDSIAQVAAISAADEEVGQLIAEAMERVGNDGVITLEESKGFTTELEVVEGMQFDRGYASPYMVTDSDKMEAVLDDPYILITDKKIGNIQEILPVLEQVVQQGKPLLIIAEDVEGEALATLVVNKLRGTFTAVAVKAPGFGDRRKAMLQDVAILTGGEVITEELGLDLKTASIDQLGRASKIVVTKENTTVVNGAGNAEDILARVNQIKAQLEETTSEFDREKLQERLAKLAGGVAVIKVGAATETELKERKLRIEDALNSTRAAVEEGIVAGGGTALVNIYNKVASIEADGDTATGINIVLRAIEEPVRQIAHNAGLEGSVIVERLKGEAVGTGFNAATGEWVNMLDTGIVDPTKVTRSALQNASSVAAMFLTTEAVVADKPEENAAPAMPDMGGMGGMGGMM, encoded by the coding sequence ATGGCAAAAGACATTAAATTTAGCGAAGAAGCACGTCGCGCAATGCTACGTGGTGTAGATACATTAGCAAATGCGGTAAAAGTAACGCTTGGACCAAAAGGTCGTAACGTTGTATTAGAAAAGAAATTCGGTTCACCGCTTATTACAAATGACGGTGTAACAATTGCAAAAGAAATCGAATTAGAAGACGCATTTGAAAATATGGGTGCTAAATTAGTAGCTGAAGTTGCTAGCAAAACAAACGACGTTGCTGGTGACGGTACAACTACTGCAACAGTTTTAGCGCAAGCAATGATCAGAGAAGGCCTTAAAAACGTAACGGCTGGTGCTAACCCAATGGGTATCCGTAAAGGTATGGAAAAAGCTGTAGCTGTAGCGGTTGAAGAACTAAAAGCAATCTCTAAACCAATTCAAGGTAAAGATTCAATTGCTCAAGTAGCGGCTATCTCAGCGGCTGACGAAGAAGTAGGTCAACTAATCGCTGAAGCAATGGAGCGCGTTGGTAACGACGGCGTTATCACACTTGAAGAGTCAAAAGGTTTCACAACTGAATTAGAAGTGGTAGAAGGTATGCAGTTTGACCGTGGATACGCATCTCCTTACATGGTAACTGATTCAGATAAAATGGAAGCTGTATTAGATGACCCGTACATCTTAATTACAGACAAAAAAATCGGTAACATTCAAGAAATCTTACCGGTATTAGAGCAAGTTGTTCAACAAGGCAAGCCTCTATTAATCATCGCTGAAGACGTAGAAGGCGAAGCTTTAGCAACATTAGTTGTGAACAAACTTCGCGGTACATTTACAGCTGTAGCTGTTAAAGCTCCTGGTTTCGGTGATCGTCGTAAAGCAATGCTACAAGACGTTGCGATCTTAACAGGCGGAGAAGTAATCACTGAAGAGCTTGGTCTTGACCTGAAAACAGCAAGCATCGACCAATTAGGTCGCGCTTCTAAAATTGTTGTAACAAAAGAAAATACAACAGTTGTAAACGGTGCAGGAAACGCAGAAGATATCCTAGCACGCGTAAACCAAATCAAAGCTCAGCTTGAAGAAACAACTTCAGAGTTTGACCGCGAAAAATTACAAGAGCGCTTAGCAAAACTTGCTGGTGGCGTAGCTGTAATTAAAGTTGGTGCGGCAACTGAAACTGAGTTAAAAGAACGTAAATTACGTATTGAAGATGCATTAAACTCTACGCGCGCTGCGGTTGAAGAAGGTATCGTAGCTGGTGGTGGTACTGCATTAGTAAATATCTATAATAAAGTAGCAAGCATCGAAGCTGACGGTGACACCGCTACAGGTATCAACATCGTATTACGTGCGATTGAAGAGCCTGTACGTCAAATCGCTCACAACGCTGGTTTAGAAGGATCCGTAATCGTTGAGCGTCTAAAAGGCGAAGCAGTTGGAACTGGATTTAACGCTGCAACTGGCGAGTGGGTAAATATGCTAGACACTGGTATCGTTGACCCAACAAAAGTAACGCGTTCAGCTCTTCAAAATGCTTCTTCTGTAGCGGCTATGTTCTTAACAACTGAAGCAGTTGTTGCTGACAAGCCAGAAGAAAACGCAGCTCCTGCAATGCCTGACATGGGCGGCATGGGTGGAATGGGCGGCATGATGTAA
- the groES gene encoding co-chaperone GroES, with translation MLKPLGDRVVIELVKSEEKTASGIVLPDSAKEKPQEGKIVAVGTGRVLESGERVALEVAAGDRIIFSKYAGTEVKYEGTEYLILRESDILAVIG, from the coding sequence TTGTTAAAGCCATTAGGTGATCGCGTAGTGATTGAACTTGTAAAATCTGAGGAAAAAACAGCAAGCGGTATCGTGTTACCGGACAGTGCAAAAGAAAAACCACAAGAGGGTAAAATTGTGGCTGTTGGTACAGGCCGAGTATTAGAAAGCGGTGAGCGTGTAGCTTTAGAAGTAGCTGCAGGCGATCGTATCATCTTCTCAAAATATGCAGGTACTGAAGTGAAATATGAAGGTACTGAATACTTAATTTTACGCGAAAGCGATATTTTAGCTGTAATCGGCTAA
- a CDS encoding DUF58 domain-containing protein, translating to MKQYIKVIWNKCRDWFVLFCIFAATFSYAMFQGGFVSWFLFYSFLPFGLYAVAVLLYPLKKWNVIRDVKLQPRFAGDHLSYDIHITRSSAFPVYMAAVKEEINFLDQEERTIYPLFQRNAVIPYKRSFVERGEYEFFTISIELSDLLGIVKKKAYYPLQQRFIVYPQIHEIDIPFLLAGIEEGKNEVSTGNQSTTLVTGIREYQPGDRLGSIDWKATARKATLISKEFGHYHERSMIIIADVISSLYFEERMSFLASMLIHEETKRKKVDFLLAGDAIFSPKTSEQSESDNLLYHLARAQPVNNRAFETEFKSIAIQKQHSFMVIVSQVTGTLIGQVQSKLSLHAKASIIVVKDEGAGLSDEETVIVNGIQSSALTIEVVNIPLPLSSKGSEGGNK from the coding sequence ATGAAACAGTATATAAAAGTGATATGGAATAAATGTAGAGACTGGTTCGTTTTATTTTGCATCTTTGCTGCTACGTTTTCTTACGCCATGTTTCAAGGGGGATTTGTCAGCTGGTTTTTATTTTATAGCTTCTTACCTTTTGGGTTATATGCGGTAGCCGTTTTGCTTTATCCGTTAAAGAAATGGAATGTTATTCGTGATGTGAAGCTACAGCCTCGATTCGCTGGAGATCATCTTTCGTATGACATTCACATTACACGCTCCTCGGCTTTTCCTGTTTATATGGCAGCAGTGAAAGAGGAGATTAACTTTTTAGATCAAGAAGAAAGAACAATTTATCCGCTTTTTCAACGAAACGCCGTTATTCCGTATAAAAGATCGTTTGTAGAAAGAGGAGAATATGAATTTTTTACGATTTCGATTGAACTGAGTGATTTATTAGGAATTGTAAAAAAGAAGGCATATTATCCGCTGCAGCAGCGATTTATCGTTTATCCTCAGATTCATGAGATAGATATTCCGTTTCTTTTAGCAGGAATAGAAGAAGGGAAAAATGAAGTTTCGACGGGGAATCAATCTACTACGTTAGTGACAGGCATTAGAGAATATCAGCCGGGTGACCGATTAGGGTCTATTGATTGGAAGGCCACGGCTCGTAAAGCTACGCTGATTTCTAAAGAGTTCGGTCATTATCATGAACGGAGTATGATTATCATTGCAGATGTTATAAGCTCTCTATACTTTGAAGAACGAATGAGCTTTCTGGCATCCATGCTCATTCACGAAGAAACCAAGCGTAAAAAAGTCGATTTTCTTTTAGCTGGAGATGCAATTTTTTCACCAAAAACCTCTGAACAAAGTGAGTCTGATAACCTGTTGTATCACTTAGCACGTGCCCAGCCTGTTAACAATCGAGCATTCGAAACAGAATTTAAGAGTATTGCCATTCAAAAACAGCATTCTTTTATGGTCATTGTCAGCCAAGTTACAGGGACTCTTATTGGGCAGGTTCAATCTAAGCTGAGTCTCCATGCTAAGGCATCAATAATTGTCGTTAAAGATGAAGGAGCAGGGCTTAGTGACGAAGAGACGGTTATTGTAAATGGAATACAATCTTCTGCTTTAACGATTGAAGTCGTTAATATTCCTCTTCCTCTATCATCTAAAGGAAGTGAGGGCGGAAATAAGTGA
- the guaA gene encoding glutamine-hydrolyzing GMP synthase: protein MEGMIVVLDFGSQYNQLITRRIREFGVYSELHPHTITAEEIKALNPKGIIFSGGPNSVYGENAFHCDENIFELGIPVLGICYGMQLMTHHFGGKVEGASHREYGKAAINVQNDSLMYHELPKEQVVWMSHGDLVVETPAGFEVDATSPSCPIAAMSNKEKNMYGVQFHPEVRHSVHGNHILKNFVFEVCHAEANWSIENFIEVEMDKIRETVGDRKVLCALSGGVDSSVVAVLIHKAIGDQLTCMFVDHGLLRKGEAESVMETFSEGFNMNVIKIDAKDRFLEKLNGVSDPEQKRKIIGNEFIYVFDDEAAKLKGFDFLAQGTLYTDIIESGTATAQTIKSHHNVGGLPEDMQFKLIEPLNTLFKDEVRALGSELGIPDNIVWRQPFPGPGLGIRVLGAITEEKLEIVRESDAILREEIAKADLERDIWQYFTVLPDIRSVGVMGDARTYDYTIGIRAVTSIDGMTSDWARIPWDVLEVISTRIVNEVKHINRVVYDITSKPPATIEWE from the coding sequence ATGGAAGGCATGATTGTTGTATTAGATTTTGGTAGTCAATATAACCAACTGATTACGCGTCGCATTCGCGAGTTCGGAGTATATAGTGAATTGCATCCGCACACAATTACAGCAGAAGAGATTAAAGCATTAAATCCAAAGGGAATTATTTTCTCTGGAGGCCCAAACAGTGTGTACGGTGAAAACGCATTTCACTGCGATGAAAACATTTTTGAATTAGGTATTCCTGTTTTAGGTATTTGTTATGGAATGCAATTAATGACTCATCATTTTGGCGGGAAGGTAGAAGGTGCTAGCCATCGTGAATATGGTAAAGCAGCGATTAACGTACAAAACGATTCATTAATGTACCATGAGTTGCCAAAAGAACAAGTTGTTTGGATGAGTCACGGTGATTTAGTTGTAGAAACACCAGCTGGTTTTGAAGTGGACGCAACTAGCCCATCTTGTCCAATTGCCGCAATGAGTAACAAAGAAAAGAATATGTACGGAGTGCAGTTCCATCCAGAAGTTCGCCATTCAGTGCACGGTAACCATATCTTAAAGAACTTCGTGTTTGAAGTATGTCATGCTGAAGCAAACTGGTCAATCGAGAACTTCATTGAAGTTGAAATGGATAAAATCCGTGAAACAGTTGGAGATAGAAAAGTACTTTGCGCACTTAGCGGTGGAGTAGACTCTTCAGTAGTAGCTGTATTAATTCACAAAGCAATTGGTGATCAGTTAACATGTATGTTCGTAGATCACGGTTTATTACGTAAAGGTGAAGCGGAAAGCGTAATGGAAACATTCAGCGAAGGCTTTAATATGAACGTAATTAAAATCGATGCAAAAGATCGCTTCTTAGAAAAATTAAACGGCGTATCAGATCCTGAACAAAAGCGTAAAATCATCGGTAATGAATTTATCTATGTATTCGATGACGAAGCTGCTAAATTAAAAGGGTTTGATTTCCTAGCTCAAGGTACGCTATACACAGATATTATCGAGAGTGGGACAGCTACAGCTCAAACGATCAAATCTCACCACAACGTAGGTGGATTACCGGAAGATATGCAGTTCAAACTAATCGAACCGTTAAACACGCTATTCAAAGATGAAGTCCGTGCATTAGGTTCTGAATTAGGTATCCCTGATAACATCGTTTGGCGTCAACCTTTCCCAGGACCAGGTCTAGGTATTCGTGTACTTGGTGCAATTACGGAAGAGAAGTTAGAAATTGTACGTGAGTCGGATGCTATTTTACGTGAAGAGATTGCAAAAGCTGACTTAGAGCGCGATATCTGGCAATACTTTACGGTTCTTCCTGACATCCGCAGTGTAGGTGTAATGGGAGATGCTCGTACGTATGATTACACAATCGGTATTCGTGCTGTTACATCGATTGATGGTATGACTTCTGACTGGGCGCGTATTCCTTGGGATGTGCTTGAAGTTATCTCAACGCGTATTGTAAACGAAGTTAAGCATATTAACCGCGTAGTGTACGATATTACAAGTAAGCCACCTGCAACAATTGAATGGGAATAA
- a CDS encoding AAA family ATPase, giving the protein MIQLDHINSKLNQVLENIDQIVIGKRHVSTLSLVALLAKGHILLEDVPGVGKTMLVKALAKSIDAEFKRIQFTPDLLPSDVTGVSIYSPKDMEFHFRPGPIMSHIVLADEINRTSPKTQSALLEAMAEHHVTTDGITREIPAPFFVMATQNPVDFDGTYHLPEAQLDRFLFKLSMGYPTQEEELQILNGVSTQINLEDVKPVMSIPELVQAQKAVSSIYVDDAIKHYIIEIIRKTRSHPHVSLGISPRGTVSFMKAVQAYALVKGRDYCLPDDVQELASYVCAHRLTLRPDTQYSGLTASDVMKQIMAVTKVPVKR; this is encoded by the coding sequence TTGATTCAGCTCGATCATATTAATAGTAAATTAAATCAAGTATTAGAAAACATCGATCAAATTGTAATTGGAAAGCGTCATGTATCTACGTTGAGTTTAGTTGCTTTGCTTGCAAAGGGGCATATTTTGCTTGAAGATGTGCCGGGTGTGGGGAAAACGATGCTCGTGAAGGCACTGGCCAAATCGATTGATGCCGAGTTTAAACGAATTCAATTCACGCCTGATTTGCTGCCGTCCGATGTAACAGGTGTTTCTATCTACAGTCCGAAAGACATGGAATTTCATTTTCGTCCAGGTCCTATCATGAGCCACATTGTACTCGCTGATGAGATTAACAGGACTTCTCCTAAAACCCAATCGGCGCTTTTAGAAGCAATGGCTGAGCATCATGTAACAACCGATGGTATCACCCGGGAAATTCCAGCACCTTTTTTTGTGATGGCTACTCAAAATCCTGTTGATTTTGATGGGACCTATCATTTGCCGGAAGCGCAGCTGGATCGTTTTTTATTCAAATTAAGCATGGGGTATCCTACGCAAGAAGAGGAGCTTCAAATTTTAAATGGCGTATCCACCCAGATCAATCTTGAAGATGTCAAACCCGTCATGAGCATTCCAGAATTAGTACAGGCTCAAAAAGCTGTAAGCAGTATTTATGTAGACGATGCGATCAAGCACTATATCATTGAAATCATTCGTAAAACGCGCTCTCATCCACATGTTTCGTTAGGTATTAGTCCTCGTGGAACGGTTTCATTTATGAAGGCCGTTCAAGCATATGCTTTAGTGAAGGGAAGAGATTACTGTCTTCCTGATGATGTTCAAGAGCTTGCTTCGTATGTGTGTGCACATCGATTAACGCTAAGACCTGATACCCAGTACAGCGGCTTAACAGCGAGTGATGTGATGAAGCAAATTATGGCTGTTACGAAAGTACCTGTTAAAAGGTAA